The following coding sequences are from one Bacillus mycoides window:
- a CDS encoding WXG100 family type VII secretion target codes for MAGQIRMSPEELKAKAARYGNGGQQIEDILRDLTNLQSDLRGEWEGRAFEGFDRQFIELAPKVRNFAQLLHDIERQLKDTADAVARHDQDLSRNFGLS; via the coding sequence ATGGCTGGACAAATTCGTATGAGCCCAGAGGAGCTTAAAGCAAAAGCAGCTCGTTATGGTAACGGTGGTCAACAAATTGAGGACATTCTACGCGATTTAACAAACTTACAATCAGACTTACGTGGAGAATGGGAAGGTCGTGCATTCGAAGGGTTTGACCGACAATTTATCGAATTAGCACCGAAGGTAAGAAATTTTGCCCAATTACTACATGACATCGAAAGACAATTGAAGGATACAGCAGATGCTGTGGCTCGACATGATCAAGACTTATCCCGTAATTTTGGACTTAGCTAA
- the esaA gene encoding type VII secretion protein EsaA: protein MKKIKWSIVFFIILTLALSTGTSFLALNQVKKGKSDKETQKMTVALVNEDQGANLGGKKIEFGNEFITSVEKDNKHDWYVVSRGVAESGLSRNVYNMMIVIPNDFSKKALSIESNAPEKVTLNYKVNTTGNNDIKAEAEKTASSILGDFNSRIIDVYFASIIGNLQNAQDNITTFVKKEQTYTDVYNKEVHSPLAGYTQQFKSVQDQTGVAKGSFKGLQEILNGFSNNLNEGMKSNQTSQTAFGDFNKMKEANGLVLKDFSTQLTQFDQSMNTTDIMQQFANLELANKVIYDQFQLKEEQPNILSDSAGMQKYLSDNSAKIRSHNTELANRLGPELTASITEKLKREISNSSEGHQDVYLNKFFDAPDNRANQKIQEAINQLPSLNKDDIQNIGLSDGTKKELENVIDITNKYNAEKLYTPARGTDTIPMVEMIKKIKDNLTTFGVEVNDKAVLPATKKEGQYITLNVPDDYEVTSVKLVIGNEADYTEEYLQNKKIVLPATDKGDFEIKATLRLKNANSNISVFEPVTWSWNLTQEDTDYVIDNPSSDMKPKPTEPPILGQSSTITYQSPLKKVKKSDSQTQNSGSQPGGSDSQTQNSGSQPGGSDSQTQNGGSQPSGSDGQTQNGGSQPGEGGGQTQNGGSQPGGSDGQTQDGGSQPGEGGGQTQNGGSQPGKSDGETQTEQPGKSDGETQTEQPGKSDGETQTEQPPTKDGETNTEGEWKPVNNNYITHQVMSSLDPNATNKLIQAVEDTIKNYQKLSSMYNLYYGFEASADLPENFNKKSLTDLTESHQNSLYYLFNKRDVLDLLAEYIAKQTTEEVQQQTKDLKDKVDAYLKLVDEADKNSTHLTEVINQTTEQANAMNTNLTQTLKNLATWRETSNKLIDQQGKVVTNSDGEQTATLTLDGEFKSIFIQSQTLADQSKGNLISADDVYKTFDNIDDRAKTIQDSGDSLVGQATRLSGDLSKKLIDDKDYLKNFTKVLANSRVGDRQNENLYSFLANPVQKKNDGVVVAADTFTPYLLVLICFIVSLFTAYVISNQERKRIEKSAFEEEMSLVLKNVPTTAVQAGIGIVEGILIGGISGYLLKISHAEFPVWISMFTSIMLVLVLISGYLLRQMKMVGMFILLAMFSLYLFLTDAVGLNLDKMSTAAKIREFSPLQYIEIMITGFANDRANWSTIMYSLMAAVVIGLVINLFVIRKYRAEERDEYEADSHTS, encoded by the coding sequence GTGAAAAAAATAAAGTGGAGCATAGTATTTTTTATTATACTGACGCTTGCGCTGTCTACTGGAACATCCTTTCTAGCACTGAATCAAGTGAAGAAAGGAAAGAGTGATAAAGAAACACAAAAGATGACGGTTGCGCTGGTTAACGAAGATCAAGGTGCAAACCTGGGTGGCAAAAAGATTGAATTTGGTAATGAATTTATTACGAGTGTGGAAAAAGATAATAAGCACGATTGGTATGTAGTTAGCCGCGGGGTAGCAGAAAGCGGACTATCACGTAACGTCTATAATATGATGATCGTTATTCCGAACGATTTTTCCAAAAAAGCATTATCAATTGAGTCGAATGCGCCGGAAAAGGTGACGCTTAACTACAAGGTAAATACAACTGGTAATAATGATATAAAAGCAGAAGCAGAAAAAACAGCAAGTTCGATACTTGGAGATTTCAACAGCCGAATTATCGATGTTTATTTCGCTAGCATTATCGGAAACTTGCAAAATGCGCAGGATAACATTACAACTTTTGTAAAAAAAGAACAAACTTACACCGATGTGTACAATAAAGAGGTTCATAGCCCGCTAGCTGGTTACACACAGCAGTTTAAAAGTGTTCAAGATCAAACAGGTGTGGCGAAAGGCAGTTTTAAAGGGTTACAAGAGATTTTAAATGGGTTTAGCAACAATTTGAATGAAGGTATGAAATCCAATCAGACCAGTCAGACAGCTTTTGGTGATTTTAATAAAATGAAGGAAGCAAATGGCCTTGTCTTAAAGGATTTCTCGACACAGTTGACTCAGTTTGACCAAAGTATGAATACAACAGATATAATGCAACAATTTGCTAATTTAGAATTAGCGAATAAAGTAATTTACGATCAATTTCAGTTGAAAGAAGAGCAGCCTAATATTTTATCGGATTCAGCTGGTATGCAAAAGTATTTGAGTGATAACAGTGCGAAAATTCGCAGTCACAACACTGAGTTAGCAAATAGACTAGGACCAGAGCTTACGGCATCAATAACTGAAAAGCTAAAGCGGGAAATTTCAAATTCTTCTGAGGGTCATCAAGACGTGTATTTAAATAAATTCTTTGATGCACCGGATAATCGTGCGAATCAAAAGATTCAAGAGGCTATTAATCAGTTACCGTCATTAAATAAAGATGATATTCAAAACATTGGTTTATCAGATGGGACGAAGAAAGAACTGGAAAATGTTATTGATATCACAAATAAATATAATGCGGAAAAACTTTACACACCTGCGCGAGGTACAGATACTATTCCAATGGTGGAAATGATAAAAAAAATTAAAGATAATTTGACGACATTTGGTGTTGAAGTAAACGATAAAGCAGTATTGCCAGCTACGAAAAAAGAAGGGCAATATATCACATTAAATGTACCAGACGATTATGAAGTGACAAGTGTAAAACTGGTTATCGGAAATGAAGCAGATTACACAGAGGAGTACCTTCAAAATAAAAAAATTGTTTTACCAGCTACAGACAAAGGCGATTTCGAAATTAAAGCGACATTACGTTTAAAAAATGCTAACAGTAATATTTCTGTCTTTGAGCCTGTAACTTGGAGTTGGAATTTGACACAAGAGGATACAGATTATGTCATTGATAATCCATCATCTGACATGAAACCAAAACCAACTGAACCGCCTATACTAGGTCAATCAAGTACGATTACTTATCAAAGTCCTTTGAAGAAGGTAAAAAAAAGTGACAGTCAAACGCAAAATAGTGGTAGCCAGCCAGGTGGAAGTGACAGTCAAACGCAAAATAGTGGTAGCCAGCCAGGTGGAAGTGACAGTCAAACGCAAAATGGTGGTAGCCAGCCAAGTGGAAGTGACGGTCAAACGCAAAATGGTGGTAGCCAGCCAGGTGAAGGTGGCGGTCAAACGCAAAATGGTGGTAGCCAGCCAGGTGGAAGTGACGGTCAAACGCAAGATGGTGGTAGCCAGCCAGGTGAAGGTGGCGGTCAAACGCAAAATGGTGGTAGCCAGCCAGGAAAAAGTGATGGGGAGACACAAACGGAACAGCCAGGAAAAAGTGATGGAGAGACACAAACAGAACAGCCAGGAAAAAGTGATGGAGAGACACAAACAGAGCAGCCCCCTACAAAAGATGGAGAGACGAATACAGAAGGGGAATGGAAACCTGTAAATAATAATTACATTACTCACCAAGTTATGTCGTCGTTAGATCCGAATGCGACTAATAAGCTTATACAAGCAGTTGAAGATACGATTAAAAATTATCAAAAACTATCTAGCATGTATAACTTGTATTACGGGTTTGAGGCATCAGCCGATTTACCGGAGAATTTTAATAAAAAATCACTTACGGATTTAACAGAATCACATCAAAATTCATTATACTACCTGTTCAACAAACGCGATGTGCTTGACTTATTAGCGGAATACATTGCTAAGCAAACGACAGAAGAAGTACAGCAACAAACAAAAGATTTGAAAGACAAAGTAGATGCTTATCTTAAATTGGTTGATGAAGCAGATAAAAATTCTACACATTTAACAGAAGTAATTAATCAGACAACTGAGCAAGCAAACGCGATGAATACGAATCTTACGCAAACGTTAAAAAATTTAGCAACATGGCGTGAAACAAGCAATAAACTAATCGATCAACAAGGGAAAGTTGTGACAAATAGTGATGGTGAACAAACGGCGACGCTTACGTTAGACGGGGAATTCAAGTCTATTTTTATACAAAGTCAGACACTCGCTGATCAGTCGAAGGGTAACTTAATATCAGCTGACGATGTGTATAAAACGTTTGATAATATCGATGACCGGGCGAAAACGATTCAAGATAGTGGAGATTCGCTAGTTGGTCAGGCGACAAGGCTTTCGGGTGATCTAAGTAAGAAACTAATTGATGATAAAGATTACTTGAAAAATTTCACGAAAGTTCTCGCAAACAGTCGCGTTGGCGATCGACAAAACGAAAACTTATATAGCTTCCTTGCAAACCCAGTGCAAAAGAAAAACGATGGTGTTGTTGTAGCCGCAGATACGTTTACACCATATTTATTAGTACTGATTTGCTTCATTGTTTCTCTATTTACAGCTTATGTAATTTCAAACCAAGAACGAAAACGTATAGAAAAAAGTGCTTTTGAGGAAGAGATGTCATTGGTACTGAAAAACGTACCAACTACGGCTGTTCAAGCTGGTATTGGAATAGTTGAAGGGATTCTAATTGGCGGTATTTCAGGCTATTTATTGAAAATTAGTCATGCAGAATTCCCAGTATGGATCAGCATGTTTACCAGCATTATGTTAGTGCTAGTTCTCATTTCAGGCTACTTATTACGCCAAATGAAAATGGTCGGAATGTTTATTTTGCTAGCCATGTTTAGCCTGTATCTGTTCCTGACAGATGCAGTTGGGTTGAATCTTGATAAAATGTCGACTGCTGCTAAAATACGTGAATTTTCACCGCTTCAATATATTGAGATTATGATTACTGGTTTTGCAAACGACCGAGCAAATTGGTCGACTATTATGTATAGTTTAATGGCAGCTGTCGTTATTGGCCTTGTGATAAACTTGTTCGTCATACGCAAATACCGGGCAGAAGAAAGGGATGAATATGAAGCTGATTCTCATACGAGCTAG
- the essA gene encoding type VII secretion protein EssA — protein MKLILIRASFITAFLLLFLAPTSLHADTGSYLDHNGKMDLKTDRVEQMQQEKVEKEQKEPQETELEKHAPDLFKEQTKDVIKEKQKQIEGETKALNDSLFVTSDKKDTTVKDRQNSLFAQNYTVSNAVSADQNTNQLETEPISTQMIGILSGIVLAICCGIYVVIRKIWQ, from the coding sequence ATGAAGCTGATTCTCATACGAGCTAGTTTCATTACTGCTTTTTTGTTGCTTTTTCTTGCTCCGACGTCCCTTCACGCTGATACGGGCAGCTATCTTGATCATAACGGAAAGATGGATTTGAAAACGGATCGTGTGGAACAGATGCAACAGGAAAAAGTCGAAAAGGAACAAAAGGAACCCCAAGAAACTGAGCTTGAAAAACACGCACCAGACTTGTTTAAAGAACAAACAAAAGATGTAATTAAAGAGAAGCAGAAACAAATAGAGGGCGAAACGAAAGCCTTAAATGACTCATTGTTTGTAACATCAGACAAGAAGGATACAACTGTGAAGGACAGACAAAACAGCTTGTTTGCTCAAAATTATACGGTTAGCAACGCTGTTAGCGCTGACCAAAACACTAATCAACTAGAAACGGAACCTATCAGCACACAAATGATAGGAATCCTATCTGGTATAGTACTAGCAATTTGCTGCGGCATTTATGTTGTAATACGGAAAATTTGGCAGTAA
- a CDS encoding EsaB/YukD family protein, whose amino-acid sequence MAGQTHINVTIDFSKWDSRLYDLRIPTHQPVKQLLMNIAEALKLDVIEVSRCAIKVVNKELLLTDDDRLIDYQVTDGDILKVL is encoded by the coding sequence ATGGCAGGACAAACACATATTAATGTCACAATTGACTTTAGTAAATGGGATAGCAGATTATATGATCTGCGTATCCCGACCCACCAGCCCGTCAAACAGCTGCTCATGAACATTGCTGAAGCACTAAAACTTGATGTGATAGAAGTTTCTCGCTGCGCTATTAAGGTTGTTAATAAAGAACTGTTACTCACTGACGATGATCGGTTAATTGATTATCAGGTAACGGACGGGGATATATTAAAAGTTTTGTAG